A section of the Streptomyces sp. NBC_00178 genome encodes:
- a CDS encoding AEC family transporter — translation MQGVLTGFAVIAVVIAVGYLLGRRGSLGDDARTVLTGLSFGVATPALLFTTLAHADLSVVLSERLLVTAAGTVAAASVFITVGLLRGWGTGQITIGALCSSYVNAGNLGIPVAVYVLGDASLVAPVLLFQQIVVTPLALTVLDLQRNGERIALWRRLTTPLRNPMAVGSLSGVAVAASGWTVPQPALEPLTLIGNMSVPAVLLAFGISLRGSGLPARGEYKPAIALSAALKTTAQPLVAWALGAGVFHLHGAALLDVVVTAALPAAQNLYTYASHYRVAEQLARDSILLSTAFSVPALIAIAALLG, via the coding sequence ATGCAGGGAGTTCTCACCGGTTTCGCGGTGATCGCCGTGGTCATAGCTGTCGGCTATCTGCTCGGCCGCCGCGGAAGTCTCGGTGACGACGCCCGAACGGTGCTGACCGGCCTCTCGTTCGGTGTCGCAACTCCCGCGCTGCTCTTCACGACGCTGGCGCACGCAGATCTGTCCGTCGTCCTCTCCGAGCGCCTCCTGGTCACCGCCGCCGGTACCGTGGCCGCCGCGTCCGTCTTCATCACCGTAGGACTCCTGCGGGGCTGGGGCACCGGACAGATCACCATCGGTGCCCTGTGCTCCAGTTACGTCAACGCGGGCAACCTCGGGATACCCGTCGCGGTCTACGTCCTGGGGGACGCGTCCCTCGTCGCGCCGGTGCTGCTGTTCCAGCAGATCGTGGTCACCCCGCTGGCGCTGACCGTCCTGGACCTGCAGCGCAACGGGGAACGGATCGCACTGTGGCGGCGGCTGACGACCCCGCTGCGCAATCCGATGGCCGTCGGTTCGCTGTCGGGTGTTGCCGTGGCGGCTTCCGGCTGGACCGTGCCGCAGCCGGCCCTGGAACCTCTCACGCTCATCGGGAACATGTCGGTCCCGGCGGTCCTGCTTGCTTTCGGCATCTCCCTGCGGGGAAGCGGCCTGCCGGCTCGGGGGGAGTACAAGCCGGCCATCGCCCTGTCCGCCGCGCTGAAGACGACCGCCCAGCCCCTCGTCGCCTGGGCGCTCGGGGCGGGCGTCTTCCATCTGCACGGGGCGGCCCTGCTGGACGTGGTCGTCACCGCCGCGCTCCCGGCAGCCCAGAACCTCTACACCTACGCTTCGCACTACCGCGTGGCCGAACAGCTCGCCCGGGATTCCATCCTCCTGTCCACCGCGTTCTCCGTACCGGCGCTGATCGCGATCGCCGCCCTCCTCGGATGA
- a CDS encoding DUF6204 family protein yields the protein MSNRTFRVTVRGVFDSLTAEQRAELLAHADEHDVLRSAFTAEGHLTYDVAARAAFTFRFLDSGEEEEDILPASERAEAAARAWLAERGYGYKNLRSSAEDLSQAPLGKRQRREAAKKGI from the coding sequence ATGAGCAACCGCACCTTCCGTGTCACCGTCCGCGGTGTCTTCGACAGCCTGACCGCCGAGCAGCGGGCGGAACTCCTGGCGCACGCCGACGAGCACGACGTCCTGCGCTCCGCCTTCACGGCCGAGGGCCACCTCACCTACGACGTGGCCGCACGAGCCGCCTTCACCTTCCGCTTCCTCGACTCGGGTGAAGAGGAGGAGGACATCCTGCCGGCGTCGGAGCGTGCCGAGGCCGCCGCGCGGGCGTGGCTGGCCGAGCGGGGTTACGGGTACAAGAACCTGCGGAGCAGCGCCGAGGACCTCTCCCAGGCTCCGCTGGGCAAGCGGCAGCGACGGGAAGCCGCCAAGAAGGGCATCTGA
- a CDS encoding Pls/PosA family non-ribosomal peptide synthetase, with protein sequence MTAKQVATLAPPPRGAPPRDGTPCAGVEADLAEVLAEVMHLDRVAADSAFFDDLGADSLVMAHFCARLRKRADLPSVSMRDVYAHPTIKGLAAAMTAVAPPAPAGPAPAAPPAAAAPAVTGRPRYVLCGALQLLAFLVYSCLVGVIGVQGYEWISAGSGVLDVYLRSVVFGVLVFLALSLLPIVAKWLLVGRWKPARIRVWSAAYFRLWIVKTLVRSDPLVLFVGSPVYTLYLRALGARIGPGAAVFSRHVPLCTDLLSVGESAVIRKDSYFSCYRARDGVIETGAVTLGKDAVVAEASVLDIGTALGDGARLAHASSLHSGQTVPAGEHWHGSPGQRAGTAYEVVEDVPCGPVRRSLHSVAQLLAALLVYLPLAVGGIGILLAEVPQLSAVLEPGPSILTSWVFYRDALFASFALLFVIAPLGFLVLAVVPRLLGRAIVPDRVYPLYGFHYGVHRAITLLTNRRFLTRLFGDSSAIVPYLRLLGYDLSRVEQTGSNFGTEVKHETPYLSTVGTGTMVADGLSVNNAEFSSTSFRVSRTAIGPQNFLGNRIAYPSRGRTGADCLLATKVMVPVDGRVREGVGLLGSPAFEIPRSVRRDSSFDRMKSGEGLRTGLAAKNRHNAATMGLYLLARWTYAFLVTLVVAGSAELYTSVGTVAFALGNVLVVLVSAAYFVLVERAVTAFHPPAPLFCSIYDLRFWRRERFWKVPSEIYLQLFNGTPFKNVMWRLLGVRIGRRVFDDGCHLTERTMVSIGSGSTLNTGSVVQCHSQEDGAFKSDRSAIGSGCTLGVGAFVHYGVTVGDGAVLAPDSFLMKGESVPDDSQWGGNPARRMERVAARGEEATR encoded by the coding sequence ATGACCGCAAAGCAGGTCGCCACGCTCGCCCCTCCGCCCCGGGGCGCACCGCCCCGCGACGGCACACCGTGCGCGGGTGTCGAGGCGGATCTCGCCGAGGTGCTGGCCGAGGTCATGCACCTGGACCGGGTGGCGGCCGACAGTGCGTTCTTCGACGACCTGGGCGCGGATTCCCTGGTGATGGCTCACTTCTGCGCACGCTTGAGGAAACGCGCGGACCTTCCGTCGGTGTCGATGCGGGACGTCTACGCCCACCCCACCATCAAAGGTCTGGCCGCGGCCATGACGGCCGTCGCCCCTCCCGCCCCGGCCGGTCCGGCACCCGCCGCTCCGCCCGCCGCGGCCGCGCCCGCCGTCACCGGCCGCCCGAGGTACGTCCTGTGCGGGGCACTCCAGCTGCTGGCCTTCCTCGTCTACTCGTGCCTCGTCGGTGTCATCGGGGTCCAGGGCTACGAGTGGATATCCGCCGGTTCCGGAGTGCTCGACGTGTATCTGCGCTCGGTCGTCTTCGGCGTGCTGGTGTTCCTGGCGCTGTCGCTCCTGCCGATCGTGGCCAAGTGGCTCCTCGTGGGGCGCTGGAAGCCCGCCCGGATCCGTGTCTGGAGCGCGGCGTACTTCCGGCTGTGGATCGTCAAGACGCTCGTGCGCTCCGACCCGCTCGTGCTGTTCGTGGGCTCGCCGGTCTACACGCTCTACCTGCGGGCGCTGGGAGCCCGGATCGGGCCCGGCGCGGCGGTCTTCTCCCGTCACGTGCCCCTCTGCACCGATCTGCTGTCGGTGGGGGAATCCGCGGTCATCCGCAAGGACTCCTATTTCTCCTGCTACCGCGCGCGTGACGGCGTGATCGAGACCGGCGCCGTCACGCTGGGGAAGGACGCCGTGGTCGCCGAGGCATCGGTGCTCGACATCGGGACGGCCCTCGGCGACGGCGCCCGGCTGGCGCACGCGTCCTCCCTGCACAGCGGTCAGACGGTACCCGCCGGTGAGCACTGGCACGGTTCGCCGGGACAGCGCGCCGGCACCGCCTACGAGGTGGTGGAGGACGTGCCCTGCGGGCCCGTGCGGAGGTCGCTCCACAGCGTCGCGCAGCTGCTGGCGGCCCTGCTGGTCTATCTGCCGCTGGCGGTCGGCGGGATCGGGATCCTGCTCGCCGAGGTGCCCCAGCTCTCCGCGGTGCTGGAGCCGGGTCCGTCGATCCTCACGTCGTGGGTGTTCTACCGCGATGCCCTGTTCGCCTCGTTCGCCCTGCTCTTCGTGATCGCGCCGCTCGGCTTCCTCGTGCTCGCCGTCGTCCCCAGGCTGCTCGGCCGGGCCATCGTGCCGGACAGGGTCTATCCGCTCTACGGCTTCCATTACGGGGTTCACCGCGCGATCACCCTGCTGACCAACCGCCGCTTCCTCACACGTCTGTTCGGCGACAGCTCGGCCATCGTCCCGTACCTGCGGCTGCTCGGGTACGACCTCTCCCGGGTGGAGCAGACGGGTTCGAACTTCGGAACCGAGGTGAAGCACGAGACGCCCTACCTGAGCACGGTCGGGACCGGGACGATGGTCGCCGACGGGCTGTCGGTCAACAACGCCGAGTTCTCCAGCACGTCCTTCCGGGTCTCCCGTACGGCGATCGGTCCGCAGAACTTCCTGGGCAACAGGATCGCCTACCCCTCGCGGGGCCGGACCGGGGCCGACTGCCTGCTCGCGACCAAGGTCATGGTCCCCGTGGACGGCAGGGTGAGGGAGGGCGTCGGCCTCCTGGGCTCGCCCGCCTTCGAGATTCCCCGGTCGGTGCGGCGCGACAGCAGCTTCGACCGTATGAAGAGCGGCGAGGGACTGCGGACCGGCCTGGCCGCCAAGAACAGGCACAACGCCGCCACGATGGGCCTGTACCTGCTCGCCCGCTGGACCTACGCGTTCCTCGTCACGCTGGTCGTGGCCGGCTCCGCCGAGCTCTACACCTCGGTCGGCACCGTGGCGTTCGCGCTGGGCAACGTCCTCGTGGTGCTCGTCAGCGCCGCGTACTTCGTCCTCGTGGAGCGCGCGGTGACGGCCTTCCACCCGCCGGCTCCGCTGTTCTGCTCCATCTACGACCTGCGTTTCTGGCGGCGCGAGCGCTTCTGGAAGGTGCCGTCGGAGATCTATCTCCAGCTCTTCAACGGCACCCCCTTCAAGAACGTGATGTGGCGCCTGCTGGGCGTACGCATCGGGCGCAGGGTCTTCGACGACGGCTGCCACCTGACGGAGCGCACGATGGTGTCCATCGGGAGCGGCTCCACGCTCAACACGGGGAGCGTCGTGCAGTGCCACTCGCAGGAGGACGGCGCCTTCAAGTCCGACCGCTCCGCGATCGGCTCCGGCTGCACGCTCGGTGTGGGTGCCTTCGTGCACTACGGCGTCACGGTGGGCGACGGGGCGGTGCTCGCGCCCGACTCCTTCCTCATGAAGGGCGAGTCGGTCC